Proteins encoded in a region of the Kryptolebias marmoratus isolate JLee-2015 linkage group LG14, ASM164957v2, whole genome shotgun sequence genome:
- the si:ch211-22d5.2 gene encoding serine/threonine-protein kinase NIM1 isoform X2: protein MFGFRAAQTLEMPGGQYQVTRMRLSLSLYSLTESCDGSPEDEEAGGVLCLTPLQKLTAAMCKDERTVKELIIGRRVGFYKVRGEIGYGTFSRVKLAFHALTKDKVALKILDRTRLDAQAHRLLSREISSMEALQHPNVIRLYEVVETPSRLFLVLEHAGRGDLHNRICSEGKLSDNTSKITFAQILSAFKYMHNMNIIHRDLKAENVLFTSSGCVKVADFGFSTQVASRSAALDTFCGSPPYAAPELFRDEVYLGPPVDVWAMGVLLFFMVTGTMPFRADTLGKLRRCIMEGNYAVPPWVPGPCQRLIRGILKPVPSERCAIDQMLGCDWLLPVEFPWSLVPPEPCSPLQSLLDSERGSLEDEVEEEVRGALEELGFTAEHLQNNRLTDCRSPFTGVYRILLHRAHKRRGCDSPPVVRGMVRDPKREGLRAYRGLRHTSKFCVLS from the exons ATGTTCGGATTTAGAGCAGCTCAGACTCTGG AAATGCCTGGAGGTCAGTACCAGGTGACCCGTATGAGGCTCAGCCTCAGCCTCTACAGCCTGACGGAGAGCTGCGATGGAAGCCCCGAGGACGAGGAGGCCGGCGGCGTGCTGTGCCTCACGCCCCTGCAGAAACTCACCGCAGCGATGTGCAAAGACGAGAGGACCGTCAAGGAGCTGATCATCGGCCGCAGGGTCGGGTTCTACAAGGTCCGAGGGGAGATCGGCTACGGGACCTTCTCCAGGGTCAAACTGGCCTTTCACGCTCTGACTAAAG ACAAAGTGGCCCTGAAGATCCTGGATCGGACGCGTCTGGACGCCCAGGCCCACCGCCTGCTCTCCAGGGAGATCAGCAGCATGGAGGCGCTGCAGCACCCCAACGTCATCCGTCTGTACGAGGTGGTGGAGACGCCGAGCCGCCTCTTCCTGGTGCTGGAGCACGCCGGGCGGGGAGACCTGCACAACCGGATCTGCAGCGAGGGGAAACTGTCCGACAACACCAGCAAGATCACCTTCGCTCAGATCCTGTCTGCCTTCAAATACATG CACAACATGAACATCATCCACCGGGACCTGAAGGCCGAGAACGTCCTGTTCACCAGCAGCGGCTGCGTGAAGGTGGCCGACTTCGGCTTCAGCACCCAGGTGGCGAGCCGCAGCGCCGCCCTCGACACGTTCTGCGGCTCGCCGCCGTACGCCGCCCCGGAGCTCTTCAGGGACGAGGTCTACCTGGGCCCGCCGGTGGACGTGTGGGCCATGGGCGTCCTGCTGTTCTTCATGGTGACCGGAACCATGCCGTTCCGGGCCGACACCTTGGGCAAGCTGCGGCGCTGCATCATGGAGGGAAACTACGCCGTCCCCCCCTGGGTCCCGGGCCCCTGCCAGCGGCTCATCAGGGGCATCCTGAAGCCCGTCCCCTCGGAGCGCTGCGCGATCGACCAGATGCTGGGCTGCGATTGGCTCCTCCCGGTGGAGTTCCCCTGGTCCCTGGTTCCTCCGGAACCGTGCAGCCCTCTGCAGAGCCTGCTGGACTCGGAGCGCGGGAGCCTGGAGGacgaggtggaggaggaggtccGGGGCGCGCTGGAGGAGCTGGGCTTCACGGCGGAGCACCTCCAGAACAATCGGCTGACGGACTGCCGCAGCCCCTTCACCGGCGTCTACCGGATCCTGCTGCACCGAGCGCACAAGAGGAGGGGCTGCGACTCGCCGCCGGTGGTCCGAGGGATGGTCCGGGACCCCAAGAGAGAGGGGCTCCGGGCCTACAGGGGCCTCCGGCACACCTCCAAGTTCTGCGTGCTGTCCTAA
- the LOC108250915 gene encoding coiled-coil domain-containing protein 152-like, with product MTKLNCVDLDTFMEEFGHLEQKITEVNGKNSMLEIMLEDGRRLNKFYETKEKSLTEEKDRLGVTVKQLQQTLQEQFDLRVENERLKKEVVSLKEQNERTAEVRGAEVQRLVGEMRAEEERHQRELEAVRGQCSRDVEDVHREALRQLETKDVEVKQQLEEKHLDLEVMKKRLKEQERERQSELLKLQIEFGAKLARVQSSAQRSQQQQLHGPNLVPQSVFRRKLQFFQEEKNKEVAALRQRIKELEENQSASSLKRRKV from the exons ATGACAAAGTTAAACTGCGTGGATCTTGACACATTTATGGAAGAGTTTGGACACCTGGAACAG aaaataacAGAAGTTAATGGCAAAAACAGCATGTTGGAGATCATGTTGGAGGATGGCAGAAGACTCAATAAATTCtatgaaactaaagaaaagagTCTGACTGAGG AAAAAGACCGCCTCGGTGTGACCgtgaagcagctgcagcagactcTGCAGGAGCAGTTTGACCTTAGAG tggaAAATGAGAGACTGAAGAAGGAAGTCGTCAGCCTGAaagaacagaatgaaagaaCCGCAGAG GTCAGAGGCGCTGAAGTCCAGCGGCTTGTCGGTGAAATGAGAGCAGAGGAAGAACGACACCAGAGGGAGCTGGAGGCCGTCAGAGGACAGTGCAGCAGAGACGTGGAGGACGTCCACCGGGAGGCGCTCCGTCAGT TGGAAACGAAAGATGTTGaggtgaagcagcagctggaggagaaacaTCTGGATCTGGAAGTGATGAAGAAGAGGCTGAAGGAGCAGGAGAGGGAGAGGCAGAGCGAGCTCCTCAAACTGCAGATAGAG TTTGGAGCGAAGTTGGCCAGagttcaaagttcagctcagaggagccaacagcagcagcttcatgGACCCAACCTGGTCCCCCAGAGCGTCTTCAGACGG AAGCTGCAGTTCTTCCAGGAGGAGAAGAATAAAGAGGTGGCAGCTTTACGTCAGAGAAtcaaggagctggaggagaatcAGAGCGCCAGCAgcctgaagaggaggaaggttTAG
- the ghrb gene encoding growth hormone receptor b isoform X1, translated as MAAALGALLLLLHTCSASALRPGPVAPHLTSCVSSNMETFHCRWTVGTFQNLSEPGALRLFYFNRIPPTPFQKNWRECPHYSVETPNECFFSENYTTIWTSYTVRLQSGDRTVLYDEASFDVTDIVQPDPPVGLSYTVLNSSLTGSHFDIMARWNPPSSADVETGWMALLYEVQYRSADSDRWQTTDPIKSTQRSLFGLQTDVNHEVRVRCKMLGGKFFGEFSDSVFVHVPAKVSRFPVLALLIFGALCLVAVLMSVIISQQEKLMFLLLPPVPGPKIRGIDSDLLKKGKLRELTSILGGPPDLRPELYNNDPWVEFIDLDIEEQSDKLTDLDMDCLVDRSSCSPPFRDDDSGRSSCCEPELLSESGPSPVHRLDPNQTLGKEPPCQKPSDSSSGGREAVYTMVSEVRASGSVLLSPEEQTETDRNKDIMVGKDKAEQADHRDYTSELHAGKMSPELSKDNLREPFQTGPDPSPALSNMSLSPLPPAPAYTVVDGVDRQNSLLLTLNSAAAPCLTIPKAAPTPDGYLTPELLGSITP; from the exons TCGCCCCCCACCTCACCAGCTGCGTCTCGTCCAACATGGAGACCTTCCACTGCAGATGGACTGTCGGGACTTTCCAGAACCTCTCAGAACCAGGAGCTCTGCGCTTGTTCTACTTTAACAGAAT accccccacccccttccaGAAGAACTGGAGAGAATGTCCCCACTACAGCGTGGAGACACCAAACGAATGCTTCTTCAGCGAGAACTACACGACCATCTGGACGTCTTACACCGTGCGGCTGCAGTCCGGGGATCGAACCGTCCTTTACGACGAGGCTTCCTTCGACGTCACCGACATCG TGCAACCAGATCCGCCCGTGGGGTTAAGCTACACGGTGCTGAACTCCAGTTTGACCGGCTCGCACTTCGACATTATGGCGAGGTGGAACCCTCCGAGCTCCGCCGACGTGGAGACGGGCTGGATGGCGCTGCTGTACGAGGTCCAGTACCGCAGCGCCGACTCCGACCGGTGGCAAACG ACTGACCCGATAAAAAGCACGCAGCGCTCCCTCTTCGGCCTTCAGACCGACGTCAACCACGAGGTCCGGGTTCGATGTAAAATGCTCGGAGGGAAATTCTTCGGAGAGTTCAGCGACTCGGTGTTTGTGCACGTCCCGGCTAAAG TTTCGAGATTTCCAGTTTTGGCTCTGCTCATCTTTGGAGCTCTGTGTTTAGTGGCCGTCCTGATGTCAGTTATCATATCGCAGCAAGAAAA gttgaTGTTTCTTCTTTTGCCTCCTGTTCCTGGACCTAAAATACGAGGAATCGACTCAGATCTGCTGAAG AAAGGGAAGCTTCGAGAGCTGACGTCCATCCTGGGGGGTCCTCCTGACCTGAGGCCCGAGCTCTACAACAACGACCCCTGGGTGGAGTTCATCGACCTGGACATCGAGGAGCAGAGCGACAAACTTACGGACCTGGACATGGACTGCCTGGTGGACCGCTCCAGCTGCTCTCCGCCCTTCAGAGACGACGACTCGGGCCGCTCCAGCTGCTGCGAACCGGAGCTCCTCAGCGAGTCAGGTCCGTCTCCCGTCCATCGTCTCGACCCGAACCAGACCCTCGGCAAGGAGCCGCCGTGCCAGAAACCCTCTGATTCCAGTTCCGGGGGCAGAGAGGCGGTCTACACCATGGTCAGCGAGGTCAGGGCGTCTGGTAGCGTGCTGCTGTCTCCTGAGGAACAGACGGAGACGGACCGGAACAAAGACATCATGGTGGGAAAGGATAAAGCAGAACAAGCAGATCACAGGGACTACACCTCGGAGCTCCATGCTGGGAAAATGAGCCCAGAATTATCCAAAGACAACCTCAGGGAACCCTTCCAGACAGGACCAGACCCCAGTCCTGCTCTGTCCAATATGTCCCTGTCCCCACTGCCCCCAGCTCCTGCCTACACTGTGGTGGACGGCGTCGACAGGCAGAACAGCCTCTTACTTACACTGAATTCAGCAGCCGCCCCCTGTCTCACGATCCCAAAGGCCGCGCCGACGCCTGACGGCTACCTGACTCCGGAGCTGCTGGGAAGCATCACACCTTAA
- the gadd45gb.1 gene encoding growth arrest and DNA-damage-inducible, gamma b, tandem duplicate 1, whose amino-acid sequence MTLEEVLIQKPERAQCAGEALQDVLVSAKDNESLTVGVYECAKVMNLDPDSVSFCVLAMDEEFECDVALQIHFTLIQSFCFDNDISIVRVGDVQRLAAIVGGVKAEQLEDAHCVLVTNPTDGAWEDPALEKLHLFCEESRRLNDWLPEISLPER is encoded by the exons ATGACTCTGGAGGAGGTTCTGATCCAGAAACCTGAGCGCGCTCAGTGCGCCGGGGAGGCCCTGCAGGACGTGCTGGTTTCGGCTAAAGACAACGAGTCCCTGACCGTGGGGGTGTACGAGTGCGCCAAAGTCATGAACCT AGACCCGGACAGCGTGTCCTTCTGCGTCCTGGCCATGGACGAGGAGTTCGAGTGCGACGTGGCGCTGCAGATCCACTTCACCCTCATCCAGTCCTTCTGCTTCGACAACGACATCAGCATCGTGCGCGTGGGCGACGTGCAGCGGCTGGCCGCCATCGTGGGGGGCGTGAAGGCGGAGCAGCTGGAAGACGCGCACTGCGTCCTCGTCACG AACCCTACTGACGGCGCGTGGGAGGACCCGGCTCTGGAGAAGCTGCACCTGTTCTGTGAAGAGAGCCGCCGCCTGAACGACTGGCTGCCGGAGATCAGCCTCCCGGAGCGCTGA
- the si:ch211-22d5.2 gene encoding serine/threonine-protein kinase NIM1 isoform X1 yields the protein MTGPSSVYKETAEKQLKPLRTRAVCSDSETFEPTEGGLPSLLKFIKLFYADIYIEIITELLPAAVEMPGGQYQVTRMRLSLSLYSLTESCDGSPEDEEAGGVLCLTPLQKLTAAMCKDERTVKELIIGRRVGFYKVRGEIGYGTFSRVKLAFHALTKDKVALKILDRTRLDAQAHRLLSREISSMEALQHPNVIRLYEVVETPSRLFLVLEHAGRGDLHNRICSEGKLSDNTSKITFAQILSAFKYMHNMNIIHRDLKAENVLFTSSGCVKVADFGFSTQVASRSAALDTFCGSPPYAAPELFRDEVYLGPPVDVWAMGVLLFFMVTGTMPFRADTLGKLRRCIMEGNYAVPPWVPGPCQRLIRGILKPVPSERCAIDQMLGCDWLLPVEFPWSLVPPEPCSPLQSLLDSERGSLEDEVEEEVRGALEELGFTAEHLQNNRLTDCRSPFTGVYRILLHRAHKRRGCDSPPVVRGMVRDPKREGLRAYRGLRHTSKFCVLS from the exons atgacaggaccgTCTTCTGTTTATaaagaaactgcagaaaagcagctgaagccgTTAAGAACCAGAGCAGTTTGTTCTGATTCTGAAACCTTCGAACCCACAGAGGGTGGACTTCCTTcccttttaaagtttattaaactgttttatgcaGATATTTATATTGAAATAATAACTGAGCTTCTTCCTGCTGCCGTAGAAATGCCTGGAGGTCAGTACCAGGTGACCCGTATGAGGCTCAGCCTCAGCCTCTACAGCCTGACGGAGAGCTGCGATGGAAGCCCCGAGGACGAGGAGGCCGGCGGCGTGCTGTGCCTCACGCCCCTGCAGAAACTCACCGCAGCGATGTGCAAAGACGAGAGGACCGTCAAGGAGCTGATCATCGGCCGCAGGGTCGGGTTCTACAAGGTCCGAGGGGAGATCGGCTACGGGACCTTCTCCAGGGTCAAACTGGCCTTTCACGCTCTGACTAAAG ACAAAGTGGCCCTGAAGATCCTGGATCGGACGCGTCTGGACGCCCAGGCCCACCGCCTGCTCTCCAGGGAGATCAGCAGCATGGAGGCGCTGCAGCACCCCAACGTCATCCGTCTGTACGAGGTGGTGGAGACGCCGAGCCGCCTCTTCCTGGTGCTGGAGCACGCCGGGCGGGGAGACCTGCACAACCGGATCTGCAGCGAGGGGAAACTGTCCGACAACACCAGCAAGATCACCTTCGCTCAGATCCTGTCTGCCTTCAAATACATG CACAACATGAACATCATCCACCGGGACCTGAAGGCCGAGAACGTCCTGTTCACCAGCAGCGGCTGCGTGAAGGTGGCCGACTTCGGCTTCAGCACCCAGGTGGCGAGCCGCAGCGCCGCCCTCGACACGTTCTGCGGCTCGCCGCCGTACGCCGCCCCGGAGCTCTTCAGGGACGAGGTCTACCTGGGCCCGCCGGTGGACGTGTGGGCCATGGGCGTCCTGCTGTTCTTCATGGTGACCGGAACCATGCCGTTCCGGGCCGACACCTTGGGCAAGCTGCGGCGCTGCATCATGGAGGGAAACTACGCCGTCCCCCCCTGGGTCCCGGGCCCCTGCCAGCGGCTCATCAGGGGCATCCTGAAGCCCGTCCCCTCGGAGCGCTGCGCGATCGACCAGATGCTGGGCTGCGATTGGCTCCTCCCGGTGGAGTTCCCCTGGTCCCTGGTTCCTCCGGAACCGTGCAGCCCTCTGCAGAGCCTGCTGGACTCGGAGCGCGGGAGCCTGGAGGacgaggtggaggaggaggtccGGGGCGCGCTGGAGGAGCTGGGCTTCACGGCGGAGCACCTCCAGAACAATCGGCTGACGGACTGCCGCAGCCCCTTCACCGGCGTCTACCGGATCCTGCTGCACCGAGCGCACAAGAGGAGGGGCTGCGACTCGCCGCCGGTGGTCCGAGGGATGGTCCGGGACCCCAAGAGAGAGGGGCTCCGGGCCTACAGGGGCCTCCGGCACACCTCCAAGTTCTGCGTGCTGTCCTAA
- the zmp:0000001301 gene encoding rab9 effector protein with kelch motifs, with amino-acid sequence MALASGHWVDREVRGPSPSPRHGHALAVAGNVAFVFGGACSSNQQGSLVYFSDFYMLTVTPDDLSWEQIPHSGDIPPARAGHTLCVVKGKLFLFGGASSPDATECLPGVYRFDIMSLSWELLETGGVVLRTLGHSSVAVGDDIYVYGGVLDRTPTDDLLLFNTVSLNWTPVKTSGSAPPALWAQSFAPVGDQVFMFGGVGAGGDLCKDLYVLQTESLRWQKCELRGESPAGCSGQTLAAHHDKDVYMFGGKITNDDGSETSSNEIHKLSVAKRKWKVPLYVGIPPARRHGHASFILHSHLFVFGGKNEEQDLNDLKVMKLINPSERQPVMKEILSEFGLQGVSHSFSPTKVPNVRYELSESPACSQPRAAAADLQVSAHRDFSAVREQAMMKIQAAFGLLDQEFQKLDREKMELSKSAAALQRDKEAHEAHRRQQQQELQEMLERHRSQNEAWLRARAEENDRERRELCRLREEVLQDQERLKEEQLSVQKRSEHLLSIMQQFKGM; translated from the exons ATGGCCTTAGCCAGCGGTCACTGGGTGGACAGAGAAGTGAGGGGACCGTCCCCGAGTCCCCG ACACGGCCACGCTTTAGCTGTGGCGGGAAACGTTGCCTTTGTGTTTGGAGGCGCCTGCAGCAGCAACCAGCAg ggcAGTCTGGTTTACTTCAGTGACTTCTACATGCTAACAG TGACTCCTGATGACCTGAGCTGGGAGCAGATTCCTCACAGCGGAGACATTCCTCCTGCCAGAGCTGGACACACACTCTG TGTTGTTAAAGGGAAGCTGTTCCTGTTCGGAGGAGCTTCCAGCCCGGACGCCACCGAGTGCCTCCCAGGAGTCTACAGGTTTGATATCA TGTCCCTGTCCTGGGAGCTCTTAGAGACGGGCGGCGTGGTCCTCCGGACCCTCGGACACAGCTCGGTTGCCGTGGGCGACGACATCTACGTGTACGGCGGCGTTCTGGACCGGACTCCAACCGACGACCTCCTGCTCTTCAACACCG TGTCTCTGAACTGGACCCCGGTGAAAACCAGCGGTTCTGCTCCTCCGGCGCTGTGGGCTCAGAGCTTCGCTCCGGTCGGGGATCAGGTCTTCATGTTCGGaggtgttggagcaggaggAGACCTCTGTAAGGACCTCTACGTTCTTCAGACAG AGAGTCTGCGGTGGCAGAAATGTGAGCTGAGAGGAGAATCTCCTGCAGGCTGTAGCGGACAGACCCTGGCTGCTCATCACGATAAG GACGTCTACATGTTTGGAGGCAAAATCACAAATGATGACGGTTCAGAGACCTCGTCCAATGAAATCCACAAACTCAGCGTCG CAAAGAGGAAGTGGAAGGTTCCTCTGTATGTTGGGATTCCTCCGGCTCGCCGCCATGGCCACGCCTCCTTCATCCTGCACAGCCAC ctgtttgtgttcggAGGGAAGAATGAAGAGCAGGACCTCAACGACCTGAAGGTGATGAAACTCATTAACCCGTCTGAGAGGCAACCAG TGATGAAGGAGATTCTGTCAGAGTTCGGTCTGCAGGGCGTCAGCCACAG CTTCTCTCCCACCAAAGTCCCCAACGTCCGTTATGAGCTAAGCGAGTCGCCCGCCTGCAGCCAGCCCCGGGCGGCGGCGGCTGACCTTCAG GTGTCCGCCCACAGAGACTTCAGCGCAGTTCGAGAGCAGGCCATGATGAAGATCCAGGCGGCCTTCGGCCTGCTGGACCAGGAGTTTCAGAAGCTGGATCG GGAGAAGATGGAGCTTTCTAAATCTGCTGCGGCTCTGCAAAGAGACAAAGAAGCTCATGAAGCTCACAGACGACAGCAGCAACAG gagctgcaggagatgTTGGAAAGGCATCGTTCTCAGAACGAGGCGTGGCTGCGAGCGAGAGCCGAGGAGAACGACCGAGAGAGGAGGGAGCTCTGCAGACTCCGA GAGGAGGTGCTGCAGGACCAGGAGAGGCTGAAGGAGGAGCAGCTCAGCGTCCAGAAACGGAGCGAACATCTGCTGTCCATCATGCAGCAGTTCAAAGGGATGTGA